The DNA segment CAGCCATGATGTAACAGTGCCGTTCTCTCAGCCATGGAATCAGACACCGCTGGCTCATTTTGTCtggacaaatacatacacacacacacactaaccaagAACCAAACAGACATGTGAAGAGTGTATCAAacactgtgtgtatttgtgtcatGGAATTTAACATTGGTTCCACACTTGTGTGTTTCACAAACCGACAATGTAATTTCATTTAACATAAACCTTGGTAAATGTAAAAGTCTGGTGTATAATAATCAAGATAAAGAGTAAGcaaacactgttaaatattcTAAACGACTTTGACTAGAGCAGTATAGTATGCATAACAAGCAGCCTATAGGCTATTCGGTTATTGAGTAGTTAGTTGGATGTCCGATTACTGAAAATATATTTGCAGAACAAAAACTGCAAAGGGCAGGCAACCTGTttgcagtttgtgtgtttgatgagCGCTCTTTCAGGATCTCACAGAGAAATGAGACTCCTGTCGTTGTTGCCAGAATTCCAACGCTCCGGGTGATCCCTCCGACATTCCTTTCTCTCGCTCGTCACTGTGTCTTGAGACAGAATGGTTATAAAGACCAGCGCTTGCTCTGCCACAGCAAACTACAAGGATTACAGAGTTCCCAACACTGTGGGAAGAGAACGCTTAGTTTCTATAAAAGCAAATCTGTAAAACATAACTGAGGATGTCAAAGCTAGCACAGAGAgctctttttcttttctatgTTTCAACACAGGTAATTGTTTTGAGAAATTCAGATATTTAGGGTGATACATGAAatttgtttatgtatttgtATATTAATTCGATTTGTGTAGTGTTTTACATGTTCtactgttttatttttatgattTTGTTAAGATACATTGTGGGGTACGAATGGTATCAACATTTCATAAGATTAGATAATTAATTAAATGGCGAAGTGCTAACTTAAATAAAAGTAAtctaagaaaaaaagaaaagtgtatATATTTGAAGTTCCTGTCATCCTCAGGTGTGCACCGAGGTGTGGGCGCAGGTTTGTTCTTCGCAATGCCGCTGTCCTCAGGAGCCTCCTCCATGTGCCCCTGGTGTCCAGCTGATCTTGGATGACTGCGCCTGCTGTCTGGTGTGCGCCAAGCAGAGGGGGGAAATCTGCTCCGACATGAGCCCCTGCGACACCCGCCAGGGGCTGCAGTGTGACTATACAGCTGACGTTCACAAGAGGACAGGCATGTGCATCGGTGAGttgacatgggtaggcttcttTTTAAAAACAACTCAGAACTAAGTTACTGCTACTGTTGCTACAAAGTTGTCTGTAAGGCATGTAAGTGCCTTCTTTACTGATGAACCTACTAAAGTTTCAAAGCTGCATCTGCATTAATATTAAGACACTTCTACAGATGCTATATACCTGGACGCATGTACTGACCCAATATTCTCACCCACCTTCTCCAACAGCTAATGAGGGGGATGTGTGCTTGCTGGATGGGTCAGTCTACCAGAATGGGGAGACCTTTTTCCCCAGCTGCAAGTACCAGTGCATGTGTCGCGACGGCCAGATTGCCTGTGTGCCGCGCTGCAACCTGGACGTGATGCTGCCTGGCCCAGACTGCCCCATGCCCCGGAGGGTGCAGGTGCCAGGGGAGTGCTGCGAGAAGTGGGTGTGTGAGCCCCAGGTGGAGGCTAGCGCGCTCGGAGGATTTGCCATGGCCGGTGAggactccaacacacacacatgcacacactgagaTGCAAAGGGATACACTGACAGTTCAGTGAAACTTAAACGCACACAACACTCGTTCACTTTCTGTGACGTTACTGACACTCAAATGTGATCCACAGTGTCAACAGACAGATAGCTGACCTGAGAGGttgggagatatggagaggtcTTTAAAACACTACTTCCACATAGTAAGAGGAACATCTTACTTTATGGAAAGGTTGCCCCCACGTTTGCTAAATCAATTCAAAGTAAAGCTTCAAACTGTTCAGCCTTGACTTGAATTCACACCACAAATATCAACATTTCAACATCTGACCACTGATCTGTAAACTTTGCCTCATAACTTTATTGACATCCTCTTATCTTTATGGACATCTCTATTGAATTCTCGCAATTTCCGTTGCCCACCTTTACAGCctacagacaggaggagacagtgAGCTTCGATGCCTGGGACCCCAGCCTCAACTGCATTGAGCAGACGACCGAATGGGGCGCCTGCTCCCGTACCTGTGGCATGGGTGTGTCCACCAGGGTGACCAATAAGAACAGGCGCTGTGAGATGGTCAAGCAGAGCCGTCTGTGCATCGCCCGCCCCTGTGATGAGCAACCACACCAGCAAGAGCCCAAGGTAGCACACATagaggcacacacacctacacgcacacacatctacatacagacacacacatacaaacacacacatacacacacctaaacatgcacacacaagcacatatacacacctgcACTTTCCATGGTAGCACAGAAGGCAGCCACTCACTTGCCTGCCTGTACTGACAATTCCATCCTATTTGTTTTCTCCCAGAGAGGAAGCAAGTGCCAGCGACTGATTAAGACTACGCTGGCCACCCACTTCACTTACAAGAACTGCACAAGCGTCAAGGCCTACAAGCCACGCTACTGCGGCTCCTGTACCGACGGGCGCTGCTGCACCCCCCACAGCACCCGGACGGCATTGGTGGACTTTCAGTGCCACCAAGGCAAGACCGTGAGAAGGCCCATGATGGTGATCAACAGCTGTGCCTGCCACCACCACTGCCCCCGAGACAATGCCGTCTACCAGTACCAGCAACCGGTAGACCCGGACCTGGTCTACAGCGGCATGAGGTTATAAGAGACACACTTGGCAGATACTGCCCTCTGTTGGATGGTTTAGGGTGTTGGGTTTTAGAGTGTTGTTCGCACATGAGTAGTTGGCTAGGGTGAAAGTCAAGGCACTTAGTGTTAGTCTTTAGAAGTAAACAACGGCACTATTGCCTTCTGACGCTGCTGGCAGGGCAGTTGGGGACCTGCTTGCAAAAGACAGCCTCTGGGGTTGTTTTGAGGTCAGTGTTAAACTGTGTCTGCTTTAGGGCAACGGTATACTGGTTGATTCACAAAAGATCGCTCACAGGGGATTTATAAGAGGTGGGGATTTTAGAGGATGTGAGGAATCAAGACGGCTCCTCCCGAGTCACATATTTGACAGAGTAGTGACCCAGGTGGGGGGTTTCTTCCAGAGCCGAGGTGTGACGACCCACAGGGGCAACCCCTGCCCGAGGTCACGCTCACATTGGTGCGGCAACTTTCACATATGCCTttctcaacccccccacacTTGGTACCCCTACCCCCATGCACACAAACCAGACCCTAGAGTCAAAGACTGCAATATTTTtcctgaaaaaaacaaaaacacaaagctcccttTTGTGCCTCTGTGGTCCCTTTTTCAAAGGCTTGTAAGTATTTGTCTCTACTAGACAGACAAAAGGTATGTAAATACTTGCTGTATAGTTTGTATTATAAGCGTGTATGAAATACACAATATCTGTAATACATTGTAACCATATGTAAATAACTAATgtgtatatagatatatatagtcTTTGATAAATATTATTGTATTATACAGCTTTTCATGTAATTAAGAACAATATTGTGCTTTACTCTGTTGGaattaaatatgtattttttctaTAAAATGGGTATTTATGGTTCTGTTGATAAAGCTGATAAAATGGGGTTGAACAGATAATACAGAGAATATCAAATAATAAGAATGAACCGGTAAGAATAAAGTAACAATCATTTCTTGATAAATTTCAAAACATTCAATGTAATTATATCATGAGTAATGACATTGTATAATTTCAGTTGTGCTTCCTTGAATCACTGCTCTGTTGGTAGACCAAAGCCAACTCAAAGAATGGAGCCACATAGTACAAAACAGTTTATTGTATTGAAATACCTGGTTTCTATAAGGCATAAATAAGTTGATCCCACAGGTACATGTTAAAGAACATTATAGAATCATACAAACGTGGTACACAGAACAGAattcaaatatgttttctcaatgCTCAGAACCAGCattcattcaaataaaacatAGGCTAACACATTCCAaattccaaacacacacacacacaccaatcattTCAAACAAAATCATCATTACAAAAATATTACAATTCATGCTTGTTAAACATACTCAAAGGAGAATGTGCTATGTAGGAACGAGAAATTATGCCTTTAAGGAAAGATAATACATATGAAACACATGTTTATCCTCATTACCCTTCAATAGCCCTATCCCttgcaggggaggggagtggtggTGGTCAAGACAGCTAAAAGACTTGATCCTTCAAGTTAATAGAAAACCAATGAGAATAAGCTCTTTTGTCTACGAGCGAACACACTGGGTGTGAGTGATGGCGTGATAATTTTAGAGGTTTGAACACCTTACAAGGCACAGCTAAGGTGCAGGAGGTTATTTGCATAAAATGGAAGCGAGGCGCTTCCAATCCATACACAGCTTATATCGACACACTTTGGGTCAACGAGAGGAAGAGTTAggaggattgggggggggggtgcttggaGGCCGCAGTGAGAGGTAACAAGAGGTCAGGGAGCTGGCAGGTTGGGGTTCAGGGATGGGGAGGCTGTAGCAGTGGTTCTCCAGATCAGATCTCGCTCTCGTACGTGTGCATGTAGGTTTTCAGGGAGAGAATCTCCGGGTAGCTGCGGCTGGTCCTGCGGTAGAAGTCCATCCCCGTCAGAATCTCCACGTCTCTGACCCGAGCCGTGTGCATCTTCATCAGGTCCTCCACCCACCGACTCTCATCCTCAGAACTCTGCGTGTGTTCACATGCTTAGGCTTAAACATCACATGTTTAGGGCAAGGCAGCCCCACCTTGTTCCTGACCTACCATCATGCAGGTTTCTATTCCTACCACACTACAGCAgacctgattctaataattagcTGGTTGACAAGCTGTTTCATGTTTGTGACAACTGACGTTGGAGAGAACACCTACAGGAAAGTAGATCTCCAGGAGCTGGGTTGGCATACCCTGTCTTAGGGACCATTTTTTCATAATACGTGTTGATAGTCAAACTTAAATGCACAGGTACATATATACTTAAGACTATATTTAtactatacagtatatacagtatttgTACATCAAATCCCAGGAATTGGTAACTCCTTATTCTACACTAAATATTTTACTTAGTGGTTAGTAGGTAGACAAAAACAAGGATCATGATCCACATCAGCAATCATTTGTGCCAAGTACATATTAGTGGGGCTGGGTATCACTCAGTGGTAGaggatttgactgcagatcaagaggtcacaagTTCAAATCCCTaactgtacgtcgctttggataaaagagcCTGCATAACGAACACATTATTAGTAGTAGTAGGTAATGGGGTGTTACATATTTAAGAAGTAATTCTAGAGATGTAGTTTCTTAAATGTCACCCTACATCACAACTTATTACTACATTGACAACGTAAATCCTCTCTGGTGTTATAAGTGTTTCTTACTCCTTATGTATGTGGTTTGTATATATACAAAACATGTCTCTATTTATTGAGCCAGTAACCACAGTAAACAATGAACTGTCAACAAGGTAAATCATTAACTATGTATGTAATCCAACAATCTAGCTCTAGGCCGTAGAAATCCTCACAGGAGTGAAACAGAACAAGCAAGGCTGAGTCGGACAGGGGCCTTAAGACCTGCGTTGGCTTTGGCTTTAGCTCAGCTGACTACCACATTCACCACTTTGTGGTAGACTGAGGTCTGGGATGCTGGGGACTCACGTTGCAGCTCTCGTCGTTGTTGGGCCGGTGAGGCAGAATGAAAGCAAAGCCACTGAAAGGCCCCGAGCAGGAGTCCACAGCCTGGGAGTAGTCCAGACAGCTGGTCACCACGGCAAAGTAATGGGTCGGGATGGGAACCGCGCCACTTACATACCTGCAAGCACAGGACAGTTCAACCCACATACTAATGTATCTGTTATTGTAGTATTTCATAATAATGTTTTATACTACTCATTACTAGTGTTTTATACTAATTAtactacagtactgtgcaataTGGAATGATGATACACACAGAGCCACTCACATACCTGCAGGTACAGAGTAGAACTCAACCTCTGTGTTTAGCCCTGTGTTTCTGATCCCTCTATTTTAATGTCCATGAAGCAATACCAGTGAAGACAGATACAACCATGGAGTCAAACAGCCACACAATGTCAcactctcatcacacacacttcttaACATAAACATACAATCCGTATggctctttggataaaagcgttgacttaatgtaaatgtaaattactaTGGATAATTATGAATTTCTTTGAGTGACTGTGACAAATTACAGCCAGTAGATGGCAATACAGACTCACTATATTATTCAATCCAACAGCAGTAAGTAGTTTCTTCTCCAAATCAAACTTTCTTTGTATAACCTTTTTTACACGCAACATCAACACAGTACACACTGATTATTTCCTTACTGTTTCATCTTTTCTGCAGAGTCTCTCAGGCCATCATAGTCGTAGTCAAAGATTGGCCCAATAACCACGTTGACTCCATTCCTCTCACTGGCGTATTTCTTCACCAGAGCCTTCTGGAAGTAGCCCCATATCCCTGAGTGAAGTCATTCAGTATGAAAAAATGAATTGTTTCCTCCAATGCTCCAAtacaggacagtgtgtgtgtctgtgtctgtgtgtgtatggggctctgtgtggtgtttgtgtgtgtggcgtttttgtgtgttgctgtgtgtgtgtgtgtgtgtgtgtgtgtgtgtgtgtgtgtgtgtgtgggtgtatctgtgtgtgtgtatctgtgtgtgcaggaaTGAGGGTGGTTTAATGGGCCCATAAATAACCCTGAAGGACAGGAGTGGTGTGAAGACCTCTCGTCTATTAAGGTACTTACACACTGGAATACTCACAGAGCGGAGGTCATACCACCGACTAAATCCTAACTGCtgtcccacaaacacacacacaagcacacgcacatgcaccacacacacacacatgcacaaatgcaATTTACCAACCATTACTACTTAGTTGAGTAATCACATCCCTTGCCCTAAAGTCTTATGACAGTTTTAGTAGGTTCTCACGCCAGACTCAACTTAGATTTACCTTCATAGGACACTATATGTTCACTTCACATGGTAGAGTATGTACACTAAGCACCAAGTGTTGTACTTGAGGTTGCATGCACTTACTCTTAAAAGCTGGGTACATGGGTACTGTGTTTGTGATAAGAACAGCATCGTATTTTCCATCTTGCGTACTGGACAATTCTGTTGACACAGTAAAAAAAGTCTGAACTTTTAACACTCTGTTGGGCAGATTTTCTATGTAGATGAAGCTTGGGTCTTtgtgaggtcaagaggtcatacagTGAGGCCCCACTGAGCAAAATATAGACACGGAACGCACTCGGGCCCAGACTTTGAGGAGACAGTAGGGGGAAAACAGGTACAAATAGGGCTTATGTGAGTAACGACTTGTTCACCTGTTTGTATGTTCTACTGTATCAATGTACTGATCACTGAGACCCTTTAAGGAAATGATTCTGTGCATTATATATCTGTACTGTCCAGCCATATATAAAGGCCATCTGAGGGACATGTTCCTCACTCATGCTAATCACTCTGTTGTGGACtgagtgaaaaaaaaaatgatggTGTGATCCGACGTTGTGTTAATAAAAAACAAGTCAACCCTTTTCCTTGTTGTGCATCCTTGGCCTGCCTTCTAACAGACTTCTCATCCTTACACACTCCAACTCAAGTGGTGTGCTGTGTTCAAGTGGTTAAACCCATGAAGGAGAATAAAACACTTGCACTGAGAGCATGATATGGCTAAAACAGGGGTCACCATGAGTGAGGATAGTTGTCAGGGttcggtggtgagggtggttAGAAGTTGTAAGTAGGGGAGGTTTGTTGGGTACTTTTAGTGTAAAAGTTGTTGTTAGGGGTATTTGGTTAGTCAATAAGGACAGTTGATAAGGGTGGGGGGCGGTGGTActtggtgttttttttcatcaGGTCAGCTGTTAGGGGTATGTGCTAGAATTCATTAACAGGGGTAGTTATCGGGGTAAGTGGTATAGTTTGTTTATAGGGTGTTTGGTAGGACTTACGTGGCGGGTAGAGGAATCCATAGGAGATCTGTTTGTCAGCTCTGTATCTGGAGCAAGACTGGCTGTAGGCTGGAGGGATACGCCCATCTGGTCTGACGCAGTTGGTCAGAGCCTCTGGGAGAGGAGTCACCTCTACCTGCAACACAAATGCATCCCTCATTTTTTCTGTGACCTCTCAAAAACCTTAAACCTGAACTTGAGAGGGATTTTAAATGCTTGCGCAGCCCACTCCCTTGTTGCTGTACCCCTGTATTTGtactatatttataatatttataGTAATGACACTGATTATCTGACCAggggggcgtcgttagaccctttttactgagGTAcctgccccagtataaatctgatgtgccccagtaaaatctagagTTTTatcaatttactttattactcagtgcattcatttagattgataatcccggaaaaaataaaaGCAGTATCCCAagcaacgcttgtaaaatcaaagcagtttaaccgaaaacacaaaccgatgcactcAGAATTCCATGttagcgcgctcttctgagctttcAAAAtagccacagcacacacacataagtccaggggcctcatgtataaaggattgcgcagctttcataccaggggcctcatgtataaacgttgcgtacgcacaaaaagcttgcgtacgctggttttcacgcacacggtgtgatgtataaagatttacttgacgtgagaatgtgcgggccgtcacagaaagttttgagcagacgtgagaatgtgcggaccgtccgcaaagtcttgtctggctctgtaacatggcgaattctaactgaaaagtgccgaaactcaccaaacattacaaaataaagtttccactacagttTCTGTCATACGTAGGCATAACGTTagttattcaaaaaacatatttgggcTACCTACggtaataaaagtttgatcattaatgtggatgatcacatcaaaatgccaaaacccaaaacaggaaatgctgtatagccttctgtttaatccgccaccatttaataacttctgttaaactttagggtgtcaaacgaacaacAAAATCACtctggaaatgcatgtcacgctaaccctatagctgccatgctgttactatgcgccaccactcgtttcttcattttaagttttacatcggaccatttgttctcaatttctgccatggtccggttctctgaacccacagcatttatggccctataataataataataatgattttatttgtaatgcactttacatttagctaaatctcaaagtgctacaggttaaaaacaagaaagggcgcaaatagtgacagt comes from the Osmerus eperlanus chromosome 7, fOsmEpe2.1, whole genome shotgun sequence genome and includes:
- the LOC134022981 gene encoding CCN family member 3-like is translated as MSKLAQRALFLFYVSTQVCTEVWAQVCSSQCRCPQEPPPCAPGVQLILDDCACCLVCAKQRGEICSDMSPCDTRQGLQCDYTADVHKRTGMCIANEGDVCLLDGSVYQNGETFFPSCKYQCMCRDGQIACVPRCNLDVMLPGPDCPMPRRVQVPGECCEKWVCEPQVEASALGGFAMAAYRQEETVSFDAWDPSLNCIEQTTEWGACSRTCGMGVSTRVTNKNRRCEMVKQSRLCIARPCDEQPHQQEPKRGSKCQRLIKTTLATHFTYKNCTSVKAYKPRYCGSCTDGRCCTPHSTRTALVDFQCHQGKTVRRPMMVINSCACHHHCPRDNAVYQYQQPVDPDLVYSGMRL